The sequence CTAcagatagattttatttttattatcatttcataatatatatatttttttctcttttttcaagGAGTATTCTGTCCATTCTCAACACCGAGACCATACAAAACACCAGCATATTTCTCGGTTGAGTCATTAAAGAAACTCTCCTTCAGTTTCATGAATGTACAGCAAGTAAGCAAACTATCCGATCCAGCTTGGTGACAAATACCGATTCTTTCCACTTCCAAGAGCTCTGCAAGCTTGTTCAACCCACCATGAAGACTGTTGCAGAACTTCATCAGATGCTTGATATCATAAAGTGTAGGGAAATAAATCTTGATCAGATTAAAGAACCCCACCTGGGTATCGGGAAGATTCTGGCAAGTAAGCAACTTGAGCAAGTACCCAAAATCATACCCACTATGGAAAGTAACCCAATGCACGGTATCATTTAACACAATCCCCGACGACATCAACAACTCACTAAACCGACGAGCATCAACACCCTTCTCATTGTTCTTCATGAAATCAAAACCACTCTGGGATAACAGCTCAACAGAGTCATTGGCATACACATCCTCATTGGGATTAAACTCCCGGAAATTGAATTGCCACACACAATACTTGTCAGTCCCACAAGTGGGAAGGTTCCCTTTCTCATCAGATAAAGTAAGACCCAACTGAATTAACTTCAATAGATCCACATTGGCCTTAAGAGTCTGGTAATTATAGTCATAGCTGTTCTTGAAATTCCCTATCGGTCGAAGAACAATACCCGGAAACTCAGTATCCATTGCAATGTAAGGGTAATCATCTACGATTCCACGAATCAAAGCAAATTCATGTTCAAGATTATTGTTCCAAACGTCCCGGATGTGAATCGAATCACTTTTGGGCAAAATCGACATATTCTTTTGCAGATACAACAAAATTTGGAGCAAATGATAAAGACCCAACAAGACCAAAAACCGTAAATCTGCAAAAAGATCCCCAATAAAACAAACCCCaaatcaaaacaagaaaaacccaTATCTTGAATAGCTAAGAAAagccctaaaaaaaaatccaagcaaTACAAGCATACAATACCAGGAACACCTTAAACGAAAGATAAGAGACAaacaagaaaatgagaaagagaaaccaTGAAATGAAAATCTTACCTGAAGACTCAAAATGGGGATTTTCTCTGCAAAATGATGGGATTTTCTAGGGGATTCACAGGAAAGTCGTGGGTATTTTTTGAACAAACGAGGGGTTTTGGTTTTGcaatgagaaaagaagaagaagataaagaaatCGGAGATGAAGGAATGGGGCTATGGCTATCTACGGATAAAGAGGTACGAGGCCTTCCTTTGCTTACATCGTAACAGTAACAGCATGGAATGTTTGAGGCAAAGCTGGCTTCTGGTTATGTGGTCCTTATAtatagaggtttttttttttttttttttttttttttttttttttttttttttttttgaatttatatatagagttaaaaacccaattttcttttccttcattcaTATTTTatccccaagtttttttttccctctctcttccctctcctttttttttttttttggtggtataTAGTATTGGGGCCTAGAGGGTGGGCAAACAATCAAAGGACCCAACTACCTACCCGACCTAATTAGTTTCGGTCGATTTCAACATTTTGTGACAATTGACGATAGGTTAGAACCAACAAAATCTAAATTTATTGAGCCTAGTGTAAAGTTTCCCACATGGATATCTAACATATCCTACCTTATCAAAAACTTTTGTTAGTCTGTTTCCCCCCTAATTAGCATATGCTAGAATGATATTGCTCCTCTTTGATAAAGATTTCGTCGATCTTGAGTTTTTAAGGCTCGTGATCTTTGTCATATATAGCGAATATCTTGAGATCTTCATCAAATCTCCACCAGATTGTGACACCCCAAGCCCTTTCAAATCCAAAATTAGCAAAATTGCTAGTGTGACCAatcttattgttgattttaGCTCACCAGATAGGTCGACAATTCATGTGTTAACGGTCGGCTTGATGCAACTAGGTTAGACGATGAGTTTTTCACTAAACTTAAACCTGACCAACTTAGTGTAATCAatcttattgttgattttaGCTCACTAGATAGGTTGACAATTCATGGGTCAACGGTGGGCAGCGATTTGAGCTTTCTCAAACTTGATGCGATTGGGCTAGACGATAGGTTTACACTAAACTTAAACCTAACAGACTTGTATACACCCCTAGTGTTCACTGTCATGTATTagtttgattgttaaattttttttagaaaatttaaaatcgTTATTTGTATAAAATAATTAGTTTAAAAGTAAATTAGCTTCAAATAACTTATTTTCATGTTCCATGTATTATCATGATCGTCAAATAGAAATTCTTTAATTAAACCTTTATGAAGTCCTCTTTATTAATGTATTCCTATACAATATACCCAAAACCCTTTAAAACAAAATCAGATAGCATCCTCGATATCATCTTAAGAAGCAATACATGGCCTTGAACCTTAGTGAAAATTTTCAACTAgacaaaatctctctctctctctaaaaaaaaaaatgatttaatttagGCTTGACCAAAAAAACTAACAAGTAGCAGGCCTATACCGATCTCTCTCTATACCTTAGACCACCAAGATTGAAATACTAAAGATGAAAGTCtaatttaattatgaaaaaaaaaagcccaccGAGCTATACAGTGAGCAAAAACCTTACAACCTTTGCCTTtgttaacaaaagaaaattcaccATCATCGCGCACCCTTTgtgtgatggtcactctacaagtacaAGTTCTTGTAAGGTCAGCGAGGAGCAAGGGTCGAGCTTTAAGTTTCTagaagggagtttcacacacatatatttaaattaggttagaataTGATTTCTATCtcaagataattaaaaaaaaaaaaaaaacaaaaagaaaattcacaGTTGTAAATTTCTTTTGCTCTATTAAGCGCATCCTCCACAAGAGCCACATATGACAAGTGTGTAGAGCTTCCCAATTCCCACTTCACCAAAGGTTTGGTAGCATTCAAGGGTCGCCTCTTTCCATAATCACACTTTTAAAACCCAATTCTACGACATGTATTAGTGCAACAAAAGAAACACTCTCTTCTCCCCCATAATGAATCCCTTGCAAAGACCTGTTTTGCCCATGCCATTACCACTTGGCTTTGGCCATTCATTCCCAAAACCCCCCATTTGATACCTTATTGTATGTAATAGTTGCATCAAGATTGCATTTCATTTCACCTAACTTGCTAGAGGAGGCAATAAGGATTGTCCTTTACTTGTTGACTTGCTAGCACCTAACTCATTTCATACTTGCTTGAATATTTGGAGTTGAAATTATATGTGAAATTGATCATCAATATAATTCTAGGAACACAAAACACTTTACAACTATTgatgtggcaagttgttaatggtaaATGATAAAGTAATGTAAGTATTGAGCCCAAATGAGAACTAACAAACACCTACCAGCttaattgttggaaaaatagtaTTTATAACATTACTCATAGATCATTTGTCATGTGGAATTAGAACTATACCATTCTTCCCATTTGTTATTTATTGGaacaaattattgaaacaaaattatcGAGTAATGCACTATCTTGTTAACAACTTTGTTTTGCTGCAAAAACTTGGTATGGAGGTTTCCTGGGCAGTGATTAGGAGTCTTAGAATCCGTTTGAGAACgacttatttagctgaaattgaaaactttttgctgaaaatactatagataaagctaaaaaatagctgaaatagtacagtgagacctatgaatagtattaaaaataagctgaatagtataaaaaataagccaAATAGTAAAAAGAGCTGACTTTTTAAGCCAATGGCAAATGCAACCGTGTTTGATGCtgaaaaaaatcttaaaattttattttattttatatttttagtatatgtaattttattttattttaaatacattttttaatttttttcaaagtttatCTCTGACCTACTAATTAATTGACatggaaaaattaaattgacataacATACTTTGATTAGATCAATTAACATACATGATAAActaatgtgatatttaatgaccACATCATTAAATGGACGAAATGATTTGAATCCACATGCTATATAACGTTCTAAGTTatgattaaattttaaaactttaagaggcaaaaaaacaaaattacccCAAAATGTAAATTGCAATTTAGGGAAAAAAGATCCGAGCCCTTTTTTATTTGGAGAATCAAGAATGTACTCAAGAAAGTGGGCCGGGGATCTAGAATTGACTAGATGTTTCGTCAAAAAGTGACCAAACCAAATAACCATTTCGTTTTGAGAAAATAGTATAAGTAAAAGCTTTGAACACGAACTGCTTTCATAGCTCAGTTGGTTAGAGCACCCGTTTAGTAAGCGGGAGGTCTTGAGTTCGACTCTCAATGAAAGCATTTCTATTAGAGGATTTTTGAAGGTTTTGCAAAATCATCCAAAAAGTCTTCTGAGTTCTGACGTTTTGCCTCGGCCTACAACGTTTAACTGTACCCGAAAGAATGATGTTAATCGCTTGTGTTTCTCTATTTATTTCCTAATGAAACGCACATTGTACCATttgtttttttgcattaagATCAGAATAAACTGCAACTACAAGAGAGGTGAAGCATCACAGATTCTTGTATTTGGCAgaaccccatttttttttttggcaaatccATCCCTTCCAGCTACAAATATCTTTTTGTTCATCATCTGACCTgattaaatttcatatatattattgtgaaaaaaacaAGAGAGCATTCTTCTTGTGACATCTCtatgttattattttataactctATGGGAATGTATTATGAGAGGCAATGGCGACTCCAGGAATATttttcagggtgttcctgggtGGGCTTactctgttacaatttttttttttctttagattctctattataattttttcttttttagatttttgttcaatttttttttttttagctttttctttttgcttgaaagcaatgttatgaatactGTTTTGGACATTGTTTCGATTTGTTTAGTGGAACAGAATATTTCGGTACTGATATATTTCGATGTATCATTTCAGGGTATTTCGagatttctaaaaaaaattaaaaataatatatatttatatttatattttcttatataacataaaattattgatccaaataagtaaacctcaaataaaacaaatcgtttagtttttcttttttgacactCAGATCATTTAGTTATTACATAACAATTACtgttttataatattaaaacataaatatgtaattaaataataaaaaacaacaaccaaaaatagtacaataagaagaagaagaaaaggaagaagaagaagtagggGCGACCTTTGCGATGGCTAGATTTGTTTTTTAGGCATTCGACGCAGGTAATGACATGCTGTGCTGACGAGTTTGTTCGTTtagggatttttctttttttcttctaaaaactGGTACCGGCCGAAATATAACAAATAAtccaccaaaatttaattttgagaaatgatatgtccatgacattttcacaacatttttacaacaaattctaagtggtaggttgttactggttattattgttgtcataaaaaaataatcttagtgctaggttcaaatttgaactaataataactaaccatctatgatttgttatgaacatattgtaaaaatgttgtgaacatagcatctttctttaattttattggcataaaaaaattttgaaagtattcctaatttttttgagggttttcctatttttttttttttttttaagggtagataagtaaaaaatgtttaattattacatataaaattttttttttttcaggtcagggtggTCCTGGGACCACCCTGACCTCTATGTGGCGCCGCCACTGAATTGAGAGGCTTTGTTCTCCTTACACTTCTGTTTCTGTTTAATAAACACGATCCTTTTCCACCTAAAAAGTAGGGATAAAACTGGGGATTATATGTTCATTAAGGGAGAAATCCTGCCCCTCATATAGCTTGGTgtaaaattcattaaagctttAGTTTTTGTGTAGCTTTGCTCCGAATGGTAGGGGCGAAGAATCAGTTACCGGTCCAAAAATGGAGAGAGTTGGTCTTGGGGATGATACATTTGCTGCTAACCCAATCCATTTCAGTGTCTTAATTTGTACTGGATGATACTTTTTGATTCACATTTCAGGCATTGAAATCTGTTCAAGTAGCTATTTCCAGAAAATCTCACGCATTCGGTGATCAATTCGATTATAAATAACATGGAAGcgtgtagatttttttttataatcactCAAATTTTGACTCCCCATCATCTTTGAGAGAGCAACAAATCTAGGGCTCGTTTCTTCAGGCCTTCAAACTAACGAAGAATGGAGTTTTAGAAAAGCTTTTTCCATGCTTTCCAGCCTACCAACTCGGTTATCTTCTCATTTGTAGTCAATGAATGCGGACACAacttttagacttttagtacAGTAGTGTTCTTCTGACTAATAAACCTTGAAATGCAAACTTTTCAACATCCAGTTATCCAAAAGTTGCTCAACACTTGCTGAATATTGTTGCGTTAGAGAAGAATGATATTACAAAGctaaaactcttaaaaaaagaagtgatGAATTGCACCCTTTCCATAATATACCACACTGCAAAGTGATGTGAACAAAGAGTGGAAGTTCAATATCTCAAATTCTGAATGCAATTTTAGCAAACAACACAAACATAATTGATATCTTAGCCTCGAATTTCATTTCAGCATTCTAGTTTTCTACCATTACAccaagaaaaattagaaaatatccaaggagttattgatGGGCAATATGCACCCCACTCCCCCCTcctgtgtatatatacatatgcatACCCCTCCCCCctcctgtgtgtgtgtgtgtatatatatatatatatgaaaacagaaaaaataaccgctttcaaaaatttaaaaaagacaaacatttcaagcaaaacaaaatattaaagaatgGGTTCATCCTTACAATTCTTGATAACTTATTCATCTACACATATACACAATTGATAGATAAGCCTGCACCTCCAccaaggaaaaaagagagaagaaaaatacaaaatatcatCATTGTTACAAATGCTTCATCAGGACCTAAGAaatctttattctttagtggcTAACTTCCAACTTGCAAAATGATAGGCTCCTATGACATAGAATGACAAATTAATCTGTATCAACAGTAACATAAACCTATCTCATTATCTTGTCCTACTACATGTTCATTTTCCTCTAAGCATTCTGTGCAGATGCCTCTTCTTGGCTTACCCAAGATGATGATCTGAATTACAAACCCTGCACTTTTGCCACTAATAAAACACATTACTGGACCAGCAATGATTCACAAGTTGTATCTTCCTTAAAGAAGATAAAGCCCAGGCATTAGGCAGCAACCTTCATCACAGTCCTACTCAATCcattgaaagaagaaaataactttttaaaaaaattaaaaaaatcatcatcaaaccattttttatttttaaacccaAATCTTTTGCATCAGCTTCTATGGAATCTTTCCCCTGTATCATGTcttttgtatcaaaaaaatgGTCCAGAGAAACTTAAGATGATATCCATATTCCATTAATTTCAGCAACTACTGCCCTTGATGTATCTTGACCAAACTTCTGTGATGCCATCCACGAAAAATCATTGACTAGGCAGTGAAGAAGAAGTGGAATAATAGGCTCTTCTGATATACAATAAGAAATTGGTCCAAAGCACGGTGCTAAGAGAGGGCATACAATCCTCCGAAGGCCAGAACAGAAGTACCTCAATAAGACTAGTTAAAGGCTACAATATGGAATCTTCAAGATCCAAGAGACTTGCCTGACTTTCTACCACCATCAGGCACAACAGTGAGAAAGGGCCAGCCAAATTCATCTAATcaacatacatatataataaactGATAAAATACAGctaatttaaaaatcaattcaGTAATATAATATGGCTTCAATGGACCTTATAATTGAAGATGAAATATTATCATAAACGTAAAAGATGAGTAAAATATTACTCTTATAATATTTCaagataataacaaaaaattttccctaATATATTTACATGCCCATGGCTTATGCTGGGCATGTAAATATAGATATTTTGATGTGAACTGTACCCCGTTACTTTGTCAACTAAGCCGattgaaattaaattcaaaccaGAGATTCGACCAATCACTCAAACCTCATAAGGAGTAATCTGCTAATGCAAAGGTCATTGAACAATATTATGAAACAATTGATCAAAAGTATCATTGTACATCAAATAAGACTGATTGAACAGCAAACCAATAAGACATGAATACAAGGATATAACAAACTTAAGAAATCCACGTTTTCTACAAATGATGAAGTTCTTCATCCAGATTACAATAgaacattaataaaaaaaaaaaaaaaaaaaaaaaaaaaaaaaaaaaaaacccaaagttACCATAAAAAGGAAGACACCATCATACTCCATACAACCAATCAGTTCCTACCAAGCGGCAGTGATCTACATGAATACGTTTCCTTAAAATTCGACTTCCTTGACGATGTAAATATCGAAGCATACACTTCCTTCGTAGCATTAGCCGGTGCCAAATCCACTGCCTTAAACCGCTTCACTGCGCCATTACCAACTCCCTTAACACCAACCTCACCATTCACAACCTTCCCATTTCCCTCCACTTTACCCGAAACCTTCTCCACAGCCTTCACATCGATCCCATGCTTCTTACCACTCACCCGTGAAGCCTCCAATCCAATACCCTCTTCTCCATTCAAACCCATCTCCCCATTCTTCACcttctttgtctttttctcCCTTGTCTTCGCCTTCTCCTCCTCCATCCTCTCCCTCAACACCGCCACCTCCTCTTCACTCCCATTGATCACAAGCTTATCTGATTCCTTAAACTCCTCATGGCACACAAGGCACGCCGAGGACTTAACCTCCTTCAAAGCCTTGGCACTCAAAACATGCCCACAATTCCTCAAAGCCAAAAACTTATACTTCCCATTAAACGCAAGACCCGTAATTGGGCATTCAAACCGCGTCCCATCATGCACATTCTCATCTAATTCTGCCCCGGGAATCATCGACAGCTTAACCGTAATCATATCCTTCAACCCTTTGATATGCCCAAATGCCTTGGGCAACTTCTTCCCCAACAAAGCCTCAACCAAAGCTTCCTTGTTGAACACATTACCGAGCTTATCGATAACACAAGGCTCCCTCAAGGGCTCATTGGAGAGAGCACAATTGGACCACTTGGAGAGCCTCTGCTCATTCGGGTCAGCCTTATCAGGTTTCTTTTCGTCGTACATGTGGAGATAGCAGTCGCGGGACTCGGCCCCAGTCGCACCACCATCGCCGCCTCCGCCGGGGAGTCTGGGGTGTAAAATAAGGGTGGAGAGAGGGGCAATTTGGGGAACTTGGAGAGGGGTTGAGTCAGGGAGGGTTTTGCCATTGAGGGTGAAGTAGAAGGAAGAGAGGGATTGggttgagaggagagagagctTGAGGTTGTATAGGGTTTGATTTGGGGTTggggttagggttagggtttttgtGGGGATTTGGGGATCAAGGGATTGGATGAAGATTTGGAGAGTCATTGTATAGATGGGAGATTAGGGTTTGAAGATTTGGAGGGGAATTGGATTTGTTAGGGTTTGGGAATTTGGCAGAATTGGATTTTCTGATTTGTGATCGCAGGGTCGGTGACGAACTGGGTGTGAAAGAAGTTCGGTTAGCCGCGCAGCCGAAGCTATTATATACGGGTCCAGCTCCCCTCCCTTCTTGTCTAGATGAGTGACACCTGGCAAATGACACAATCAAAGGTTCAAACCCACCCAAGTCAACTATGGGTTTTCTCTTGATGCATCAAGATCAGAACTTGAGTAAACGTGAATTCTGAATGCTAAGAGAAAacccaagaattttttttttttgacaaaacccAAGTTTGCTTTATTTTCAATCTCAATAAACAACTGAACTTGAGAAAATTTGACGTTGAATAGATTTAGCCATTCGGTGATAACGTGTTGGGTCTTCAATAGCCCAAATCAACAAGCAATATCcagtaaataagaaaaaaaaatgataaaacaaaattaaagaaatttaaaacaaGAATGGAGATAGAAGAGATGATGGTTTTACAAGCAGAATGAAAATGGCTTTACATACAAACAGAGGACAATAAATAATCTGCACACCCACCATGCACAATAGAGCTTCCTTGgcttttacctctttttttttttttttccagaaagTAATGATCTTGGCGCCTTTGATTCTCAGCCGAGTGTGACGATGTTAGAGAGATAGGGGCAAAAACTTTAGAGGAAAgaacaagagaaagaaataccaaaaaaattgagagaaaatcaTAGTTAACGTGGGTGGTTTTTAACTTTTGGATGTGTTATTTGCCACGTGTCACTCACTAGATAAAAAATTGGGAGGGGAGCCGGACTCGGCTGCGCGGCTTgtagaagagagaagaagggtattttagtaaaaaCGGAATTTAgctagggttttagggtttgatGTACGTAAGTCATCGTTGACATATAAAAACGCCTCCCAGTCAACAAATCTCTTCTCCGCGAGCAGATTATCAGTGCAAGCAGCTCCTAGATCTACACCACCACAATCTTCAAGGTCAGTCATGTCCCCTTTCTAAAATTATGGGTTcggtttttgaatttgaatattcTACTTGGTTTCCGAGATTCATTGTAGGAAACCATAagaaacgatttttttttttgaaaccctTTAGCTTATTATAATCTGGGTCCTTAGTACAACTTTCCTTAGCCAATTACTTCTCTTTTAGGTTATGTGAATCATTAGTTTTCCCCAGAAACCAAAATACTATGTGCCCATCAGATTATTTTTTCAGAtgatatataatattgttttatgctaaattttaattaactaGACAGACTATTTTCTAAATCTAGGAATGATAATTGAAAATGTTGGgctttgctttgtttgttgCCTTGAATTTTTAATACTCTGGATGTGATTCTTCAGGTGGACTAAGAGCAGTACAGAAGATTTGAGCTAAAAATGAAATGCTTTTAGTTGTtttctgagaaaaaaaaatgtcgatttcttatttcaaaattgataaacaGTACTTCAGAATTACAGACACTATCATGAATTTAGACAAGGGTGTGGAAATGTTTAGCGGGTGTGCGTAATATTATGAAATTGTAGTCAAGGTTTTTGATGtgatttttcttgtttttttagaAGTTGATTCAATGCAATTGATTAGATCTATCTCCATCAAGTTTGAGGTTGTTGATTGATGATACTCTTATtagttatttggattttttctcCAAATATAGATATCCACTGTTCTGATGTGTTTTTAAGAACCCGTGAAATAAAGTTGCATGTGTCCATTAATATGATGACTGAGGAAAATTTGAGTTGGACTTGAATGTTAAACTAACGATCGccttttgaattaaatttacactttcttttaatcttttacaatcttgttgacatttttatttctcttttggAACCAGGAAAGTGACTTGTAATCTGATCGTCAACCAGAAATGTCAGGGTACGTATATATGTCGTTCCACTTGTTTTCTGTCTTCTTAATACTtgcaaacaaaagaaaataaaggggTGGGGGGCCAATAAGCTTACTTGGGCCTGctcttgtcatttttttactGCAATTTAAGTACCATACAATTTGTTGAGCCAGAGATCCCAATTTGGCTATAGTGGTTTCTCCTATTTCATACATGGCTAGTTGGATTGCTGGTTGATTTTGGCCCCTCTTATTATGTTTGGAAATGAGGAGATATGATATTGCTAAAATACTGGGAACGTGTAGTAGTGTCTTTTGTGTTCTGTTCTAGcataatactttaaaaaaatgccaTTATTTTGGTGCTGCATTAGCATTTGTGCTTAATGTAAACTAATTCTGATAGTGGTGAACGCTGAAAATATGTTTAAGTGGGTTATAGCTATTTTTAGCAAGCATTGCGGGCTGTGTTTTTGGCCATATGGATTAGTGCTTTTCATGTGGTAGATTAGGTTAAGTCCTAGTTTGCTAGAAGAGTTTGTTGTAGCTAGAGTCAATGAAAGCTCAACTTCTCTGACTCATGAGTGATAAATATGGATGTCGTACTTCTGCACACTACTTATGTTTCTTTCAATCTTGATTTTAGacgaaatatatttttttctgatTGATAAGATACTTGCATGTTTAATGGGTTTTGAATctatgacctcaccctccacccgTTCTTGTGAGTGAGAGGAGGAACTGTCTTTTGAACCAGAGCTTATTGGCATTTAACATATAGTTTTATTGATATTGAGAAAACTTCTGAAGCTGTAATAAAATGTTTACATTCCTTGACCACAATGTTTGTATTTAATGTATGATTTGAGCAAAAACTCGAGACTTTGGATTGAAGTCCTTGGTCCCTTAAGGACCATGTTACATAATTGCTCCTTTTATTCtgtaatatgtgtttttttacCAGTTTGTTCTTGGTTATGTCCTTCAGTGATCAATGCTTAATTCTAAACGTGAACCTCCTCTCTTTGTGTTGGACATCTTTACcacctttttccttttatggcTAATACAGAGAAGAAGCACCTGTTGCACCTGTTGCAATTGAGACCACTGAAGCACCTCTGGGTGAAGCCATGGACATCATGACTGCCTTGCAGCTTGTGCTGAGGAAGTCACTTGCTCATGGTGGGCTTGCACGAGGACTCCATGAAGGTGCCAAGGTGATTGAAAAGCATGCTGCACAACTCTGTGTGATAGCTGAGGACTGCAACCAGCCAGATTATGTTAAATTGGTCAAGGGCCTTTGTGCTGATCATGATGTTAAATTAATGACAGTGCCTAGTGCTAAAACACTTGGCGAGTGGGCTGGTGTAAGTGAAATTTACTTGTTTAACTAGTTAGTTAATTTCAGTTACTTAGAATGATTTCACTTGCAATTATGTGGTGaatttatctctctttctctcttaattGTTGTATTCTGTTGTTATATGTGagattttggaaaataaatgagTGCTTTAGACACCTAAATAAATAGACAAtggtttttatttgaatattttttttcatctaattTGTCTACCATTTCATGGCTGTATCTTTAGTATTCATGCgttttttttgtgtgcaaaTAATCTGAACATAATTTATAAGTGAATTGGTCTGCCATTTGCCATGTACTTACTCATGGTCGATTCTATTAATTTAATG is a genomic window of Quercus lobata isolate SW786 chromosome 2, ValleyOak3.0 Primary Assembly, whole genome shotgun sequence containing:
- the LOC115977231 gene encoding probable CCR4-associated factor 1 homolog 7; its protein translation is MSILPKSDSIHIRDVWNNNLEHEFALIRGIVDDYPYIAMDTEFPGIVLRPIGNFKNSYDYNYQTLKANVDLLKLIQLGLTLSDEKGNLPTCGTDKYCVWQFNFREFNPNEDVYANDSVELLSQSGFDFMKNNEKGVDARRFSELLMSSGIVLNDTVHWVTFHSGYDFGYLLKLLTCQNLPDTQVGFFNLIKIYFPTLYDIKHLMKFCNSLHGGLNKLAELLEVERIGICHQAGSDSLLTCCTFMKLKESFFNDSTEKYAGVLYGLGVENGQNTP
- the LOC115977232 gene encoding replication termination factor 2; translated protein: MTLQIFIQSLDPQIPTKTLTLTPTPNQTLYNLKLSLLSTQSLSSFYFTLNGKTLPDSTPLQVPQIAPLSTLILHPRLPGGGGDGGATGAESRDCYLHMYDEKKPDKADPNEQRLSKWSNCALSNEPLREPCVIDKLGNVFNKEALVEALLGKKLPKAFGHIKGLKDMITVKLSMIPGAELDENVHDGTRFECPITGLAFNGKYKFLALRNCGHVLSAKALKEVKSSACLVCHEEFKESDKLVINGSEEEVAVLRERMEEEKAKTREKKTKKVKNGEMGLNGEEGIGLEASRVSGKKHGIDVKAVEKVSGKVEGNGKVVNGEVGVKGVGNGAVKRFKAVDLAPANATKEVYASIFTSSRKSNFKETYSCRSLPLGRN
- the LOC115977233 gene encoding 40S ribosomal protein S12-like, yielding MSGEEAPVAPVAIETTEAPLGEAMDIMTALQLVLRKSLAHGGLARGLHEGAKVIEKHAAQLCVIAEDCNQPDYVKLVKGLCADHDVKLMTVPSAKTLGEWAGLCKIDSEGKARKVVGCSCVVVKDYGEESVGYNIVQEYVKSH